In Populus alba chromosome 1, ASM523922v2, whole genome shotgun sequence, a single window of DNA contains:
- the LOC118040413 gene encoding uncharacterized protein, whose product MLPPKVAKKKKIQSTNTVKQSTTSYGKQKKSATLGTYFMPRTTPGAQKSIQNCWQRKEAIERCDLALAKWMFDACVPFNAVNSVYYQHAIDAVTAMGPGYKGPNLHAIRGYYLAKAVDEVKIYVESYREIWKKTGCTLMADGWTDQKRRTLINFLVYCPKGTVFLKTVDVSNVSKTARLLYQLFREVVLYVGVENIVHMVTDNAANYVAAGRLLMEEFPSIFWSPCAAHCINLILQDIGKLQSVCCVVEHASGITKYIYNHCYPLYLMRKFTRGKEILRPAPTRFATNFIALQSILAHKDELRAMVTSREWVSSAYAKDIKGKKFVESVLDSLFWEECAIIVRMSEPLVRVLRLVDGDDRPSMGYLYDAIHHAKEEMVRRFQKRKPRVKPFIDIINNRWDGQFYRNLYAAAFWLNPRFQYDANIMDKHMSTIFGLLDVLEKFAHGNLPLQSKITNEMKFFRNAEHDFGRASAITNRTLMPPDEWWMTYGTSAPNLQQLAIRVLSQTCSSSGCERNWSMFEHIHSKKRNRLEHQRLNDLVYVHCNLRLKQKNYWKGRNYDPINVETIFDMENWVVEDDPSMLTTEEVESFHQALSTMTIQDTLVDDVINVNDIEDDCDDEVSKEHAGDLLGVDEIDSIPSTFHPNFSSMDTEEPNVLIT is encoded by the exons aTGTTACCACCGAAggttgcaaaaaagaaaaagattcaaaGCACCAACACTGTAAAACAATCAACTACAAGTTATGGAAAGCAGAAGAAATCTGCAACATTAGGGACATATTTCATGCCGAGAACAACTCCTGGTGCTCAAAAGTCTATTCAGAACTGTTGGCAAAGGAAAGAAGCAATTGAACGGTGTGATCTTGCTTTAGCGAAGTGGATGTTTGATGCATGTGTGCCATTTAATGCTGTTAACTCTGTGTATTATCAGCATGCAATAGATGCTGTAACAGCCATGGGTCCTGGTTATAAAGGACCAAATTTGCATGCTATCCGTGGCTATTACTTGGCAAAAGCGGTTGATGAAGTGAAGATTTATGTTGAGAGTTATCGAGAGATTTGGAAGAAGACCGGTTGCACATTAATGGCTGATGGATGGACAGATCAGAAGAGGAGGACTCTAATTAACTTCTTAGTATATTGTCCTAAAGGAACAGTTTTTTTGAAAACCGTGGATGTATCAAATGTCTCAAAGACTGCTAGATTGTTGTATCAGTTGTTTAGAGAGGTTGTTTTGTATGTTGGGGTAGAAAACATTGTGCATATGGTGACTGATAATGCTGCAAATTATGTTGCTGCTGGCAGGTTATTGATGGAAgaatttccttcaatattttggtcTCCTTGTGCTGCTCATTGCATCAACCTTATACTCCAGGACATTGGTAAATTGCAATcagtttgttgtgttgttgagcATGCTTCTGGTATCACAAAGTACatttataatcattgttatCCATTATATTTGATGAGGAAGTTCACTAGAGGAAAAGAAATACTTCGTCCAGCTCCTACTCGTTTTGCCACCAATTTCATTGCATTGCAAAGCATTTTAGCTCATAAAGATGAGTTGAGAGCTATGGTGACATCTAGGGAATGGGTCTCATCTGCTTATGCTAAAgatatcaaaggaaaaaagtttGTTGAGAGTGTGCTAGACTCTTTGTTTTGGGAAGAATGTGCAATAATTGTGCGAATGAGTGAACCTTTAGTTCGAGTTCTACGATTGGTTGATGGTGATGATAGACCTTCGATGGGATATTTGTATGATGCTATTCATcatgcaaaagaagaaatggTGAGGAGATTTCAAAAGAGAAAGCCTAGAGTGAAACCTTTCATAGACATTATCAATAATCGGTGGGATGGACAATTTTACAGAAATCTTTATGCAGCAGCATTTTGGTTGAATCCTCGATTTCAATATGATGCAAATATAATGGATAAACACATGAGCACCATTTTTGGACTTCTAGATGTTCTTGAGAAGTTTGCACATGGAAATCTGCCATTGCAAAGTAAGATTACAAATGAGATGAAGTTTTTTAGGAATGCTGAACATGACTTTGGCCGAGCGTCCGCAATAACTAATCGCACCCTTATGCCTCCag atgaatgGTGGATGACATATGGAACCAGCGCTCCAAATCTACAACAATTGGCTATACGAGTGTTAAGTCAAACTTGTAGTTCTTCGGGATGTGAGAGAAATTGGAGTATGTTTGAACATATTCATTCCAAGAAGAGAAATAGATTGGAGCACCAAAGGCTTAATGACCTTGTTTACGTCCACTGCAATCTAAGATTGaaacaaaa gaATTATTGGAAAGGACGaaattatgatccaattaatGTTGAGACAATTTTCGACATGGAAAATTGGGTAGTCGAAGATGACCCATCAATGTTGACAACGGAAGAAGTAGAGAGTTTTCATCAAGCTCTATCAACTATGACCATACAAGATACTTTAGTTGAtg atgtcataaatgttaatgatattgaagatgattgtgaCGATGAAGTTTCAAAGGAGCATGCTGGTGATTTATTAGGTGTTGACGAGATTGACTCCATTCCATCGACATTTCATCCAAATTTTTCTTCCATGGACACAGAAGAACCTAATGTGTTAATTACTTAA